GCGACGTCTTGGCATCGATCACCAGGTGGCGCCCCTGAGGCAGGTAAACCAGCGCATCCGGGCGGCGCTTGCCCTCCTCGGTGGTAAAGCTCCTCTCGCGCTGGTAGTCCTGGCCCGGGCGCAGGCCCGCGCTGTCGAGGACGTTCTCCAGCATCAGCTCGCCCCAGTTGCCCTGCACCTTCTTCTGCCCCTTGAGCGCCTCGGTGAGACGCGCCGCCTGGTCGGTGATGTCACGGTTGAGCTGCTGCAGGTGCCTGAGCTCGGTGGTGAGGCTGGCCCGCTGAGCGGTCTCCTGGGTATGCAGGGTCTCCACCTTCTCGCGAAAGCCCTTCATCTCCTCCTGGAAGGGCTTGAGCAGCCCCAGCAGGTTGCGCTCGGAGAGCGACGAGAAGGCCTTGCCCTTCTGCTCGAGCAGCTCGTTGGCGAGGTTCTCGAACTCCACCCTGAGCTGTTGCTTGCTCTGCTCCATCCAGGCCAGCTGACGACTGAAGCTCGCCTCCTTCTCCTCCAGGCGGCTGGTCAGCTCGCCGTGGGTCTGTTTCAGGGCGTAATAGGCCTCTCGGAAGCGCTCGACCTCCCGCGCCCGGGCCGCCACGTCCTCGCGCTGTGTCTCCACCTCCCCCTCGGCCACCTGCAGCGCCACCGCCTGCTCGCGGGCCTCCAGCTGCTGGTCATGCAGCTCGGCGCGGGTGGCATCGAGCGCCCGGCGAGCGGCCTTGAGCCCGCCCCGACCCAGGGCGAAGCCCCCTGCCGCACCGAGCAGGAGGGCAACCAGGACGATGAGGGTGAGTTCCAGGTCGAGAGGCATGCAGGGCTCCGGGGGTGGGCTGGGGTCGGCGGCCTCGTCGATGAAGGCCCACGGACAGTCGATAACGGCGAGTCTACCTGGCGGCAGGCCTCGCTGGCGAAACCAGATCCAGACTAGCCGATTACCTTTGCCTATATAAGCCGATAATGATTCTTATTGGCCGATTCCAGCCGGCTCTGCCATGCTGTCGGGTGATCTTGAAGGAATACATTTCCCGACGACCGATGGAGGTGCAACCATGCCCCATAGCCTGCCCGATCTTCCCTATGCCTACGATGCCCTCGAGCCCCACATCGATGCGCTGACCATGGAGATCCACCACTCCCGGCACCACCAGACCTACATCAACAACCTCAACGCCGCCCTGGAGGGGACCGGCCTCGAGGAGGTGCCGGTGGACGAGCTGCTGGCCAACCTGGATCGCGTGCCGGCCGATAAGCGCCAGGCGGTGATCAACAACGGCGGCGGCCACTCCAACCACACCATGTTCTGGCAGATGATGTCGCCCGACGGCGGCGGTACACCCAAGGGCCAGGTGGCCCAGGCCATCGACAAGGAGCTCGGCGGCTTC
The Halomonas alkalicola DNA segment above includes these coding regions:
- the rmuC gene encoding DNA recombination protein RmuC produces the protein MPLDLELTLIVLVALLLGAAGGFALGRGGLKAARRALDATRAELHDQQLEAREQAVALQVAEGEVETQREDVAARAREVERFREAYYALKQTHGELTSRLEEKEASFSRQLAWMEQSKQQLRVEFENLANELLEQKGKAFSSLSERNLLGLLKPFQEEMKGFREKVETLHTQETAQRASLTTELRHLQQLNRDITDQAARLTEALKGQKKVQGNWGELMLENVLDSAGLRPGQDYQRERSFTTEEGKRRPDALVYLPQGRHLVIDAKTSLAAYLEYVNAEDELTRQTSLAAHARAVGARIEELADKHYYDLPGLNSPEVVIMFIPVESAYIEALRHDGTLYQRAIERNVLVATPTTLLTSLNIVGQLWRFENQSRHSAELARKAERFYHKLGSFLESMQDVGRKLDGARVSYDRALGQLVNGKGNLIKQASEFQELGVAVKKELPAELVERAGLEVGTATQPAAETSPADARER
- a CDS encoding superoxide dismutase encodes the protein MPHSLPDLPYAYDALEPHIDALTMEIHHSRHHQTYINNLNAALEGTGLEEVPVDELLANLDRVPADKRQAVINNGGGHSNHTMFWQMMSPDGGGTPKGQVAQAIDKELGGFDAFKEAFTQAALGRFGSGWAWLCVTPQKGLVVENSLNQDSPLSNGNTPVLGLDVWEHAYYLKFQNKRPDYVAEFFNVIDWDEVERRYQAAMA